In a single window of the Peromyscus maniculatus bairdii isolate BWxNUB_F1_BW_parent chromosome 16, HU_Pman_BW_mat_3.1, whole genome shotgun sequence genome:
- the LOC143268908 gene encoding uncharacterized protein LOC143268908, translating to MIIAIVCIWMCVKRKSQGVRNLQMPMNCSMNCYKPQRKERPMEPSGEFPNQATKMLSQEDELQDMKLRLFLLQPKSGEETMALSAATKPIHGHLFLSLLLARMCLMLAEDFQNQTVVGW from the exons ATGATCATAGCCATTGTTTGCATTTGGATGTGTGTGAAGAGGAAATCCCAAGGAG TAAGAAATCTTCAGATGCCCATGAACTGCTCCATGAACTGCTACAAGccacagaggaaagagaggcCCATGGAGCCAAGTGGAGAGTTCCCCAACCAGGCCACCAAAATGTTGTCCCAGGAGGATGAGCTCCAAGACATGAAG CTCAGGTTGTTCCTGTTGCAGCCCAAGTCTGGAGAAGAAACCATGGCGCTGAGTGCAGCCACCAAGCCCATTCATGGCCACCTGTTTCTGTCCCTGCTGCTGGCCAGGATGTGTCTCATGCTAGCTGAGGATTTCCAGAATCAGACTGTGGTGGGGTGgtag